One genomic segment of Chitinophaga sancti includes these proteins:
- a CDS encoding efflux RND transporter permease subunit — MNLIRSALRKPITILVIVAAMFFFGVGAVRTIKVDIFPKLDLPVMYISHPFGGYTPTQMEAFFGKQYVNILLYVNGIKTIETKNIQGLSLLKVSFYPGTNMAQAQAELAAFCNRAQAIFPPGSQPPFILRFDASTLPVGNLVLSSKIRNNNELLDLANTYVRSSFTQIPGLLSAPPFGGNIRTVVIKVDPTLLRSHNMTPDQVVEALRLNNQVSPSGNVRIGEKNYITPVNTTIHTIKDFEDIPLFRGGAQTLFLRDVATVEDGADITAGYALVNGRRSIYLSVAKNGDASTWDVVQKLKAAIPRFQALLPDDVKLSFEFDQSVYVINAVKSLISEGTIGAVLTGLMVLLFLGDPRGALIVILTIPTSIIAAVLCLKLAGQTINIMTLSGLALAIGILVDESTVTIENIHQHLDMGKPKGLAIWDACKEIAFPKLLILFCILAVFAPAFTMGGIPGSLFLPLALAIGFAMIVSYFLAQTFVPVMANWLMKEHGHGTPQDYKPDGLEDDTWDEKKVLVEHPHGGHDAPLTKFDKFRNRFMRFMERILPARKLIVTVYIIGGLGLVVLLLNHIGRDVLPHSNGGQFQLRLRAPDGTRAEVTEAKTLKTINMIRDLVGPENVSITSAYIGQHPGLFSTAPIYLWMAGPQEAVIQVALKEEYKTNIDELKDKIRAKLKQVEPDVRPSFEPIELTEKILSQGSPTPIEVRFSGRNRKQAEQYANKMIARLKEIPFLRDVQLGQSTRYPSLKIEIDRLRASQLGIDLATISRTITASTSSSRYTEKNVWVDEKQNLSYNVQVEIPENKMTDIHAIEELPLLPNSARPVLGDVATITPDTTLGEADNLGAMPTLSVTANLNNIDLGTATTEVNKAIKSLGEMPRGLNVDLVGLTSTLTDTLDSLQNGLVIAIIVIFLMLAANFQSFKVSAVVLASVPAVLLGSLSLLILTGSTLNLQSYMGIIMSVGVSISNAVLMVTNAEQLRRHNGDALLSAKEAVALRLRPILMTSLAMVAGMIPMASGLGETGDQTSPLGRAVIGGLIASTFSTLFLLPLVFSWAQGKASTKSVSLDPEDKESKNYVPSLYE; from the coding sequence ATGAACCTGATAAGATCAGCATTACGTAAACCTATCACCATCCTGGTGATCGTGGCCGCCATGTTCTTCTTCGGTGTGGGCGCGGTTAGGACCATCAAGGTGGATATCTTTCCAAAGCTGGACCTCCCGGTGATGTATATATCGCACCCGTTCGGTGGTTACACCCCTACCCAGATGGAAGCATTTTTTGGTAAACAATATGTAAACATCCTCCTCTATGTAAATGGTATCAAAACCATAGAGACGAAAAATATACAGGGCCTCTCACTCCTGAAAGTGAGTTTTTATCCGGGTACTAACATGGCACAGGCACAGGCGGAGCTCGCAGCCTTCTGTAACAGGGCCCAGGCCATCTTCCCACCTGGGTCGCAACCGCCGTTTATTCTTCGCTTTGACGCCTCTACCCTGCCTGTTGGTAACCTGGTATTGAGTAGCAAAATCAGGAATAACAACGAACTGCTGGACCTCGCTAATACTTATGTGCGTTCGTCCTTCACACAGATCCCAGGTCTCTTGTCGGCTCCTCCTTTTGGTGGTAACATCCGTACCGTGGTGATCAAAGTGGATCCTACCCTGCTCCGCTCCCACAACATGACTCCTGACCAGGTAGTTGAAGCCCTTCGCCTCAACAACCAGGTGTCTCCTTCCGGTAATGTGCGTATTGGTGAAAAGAATTATATCACACCAGTAAACACGACCATCCATACTATAAAAGATTTCGAAGATATTCCGCTCTTCAGGGGTGGTGCCCAAACACTCTTCCTCCGCGACGTTGCGACGGTGGAAGATGGTGCAGACATCACTGCCGGTTATGCACTGGTAAACGGACGTCGTTCTATCTACCTCTCCGTGGCAAAGAATGGTGATGCCTCTACATGGGATGTGGTACAAAAACTGAAAGCAGCGATTCCAAGATTCCAGGCACTGTTGCCAGATGACGTAAAGCTGTCTTTTGAATTTGACCAGTCCGTATATGTAATCAACGCTGTAAAGAGTCTGATCAGTGAAGGTACAATTGGTGCGGTGCTTACAGGTCTGATGGTATTACTCTTCCTGGGTGACCCACGGGGTGCACTCATTGTAATCCTCACGATCCCCACCTCTATCATTGCGGCAGTACTCTGTCTCAAGTTAGCAGGGCAGACGATCAACATTATGACACTGAGTGGTCTTGCACTGGCCATCGGCATATTGGTGGATGAAAGTACCGTGACGATAGAAAACATACACCAGCACCTGGATATGGGTAAGCCGAAGGGCCTCGCGATCTGGGATGCGTGTAAGGAAATCGCCTTCCCGAAACTCCTCATCCTTTTCTGTATCCTCGCCGTGTTTGCACCGGCATTTACCATGGGTGGTATCCCAGGTTCATTGTTCCTGCCACTGGCGCTTGCAATTGGTTTTGCGATGATCGTTTCTTATTTCCTGGCGCAGACCTTTGTACCAGTAATGGCCAACTGGCTCATGAAAGAACATGGTCATGGCACTCCACAGGATTACAAACCTGATGGCCTGGAAGACGATACCTGGGATGAAAAGAAAGTACTTGTTGAACATCCGCATGGTGGTCACGATGCGCCGCTGACTAAATTCGATAAATTCCGTAACCGTTTTATGCGTTTCATGGAGCGTATCCTGCCAGCGCGTAAGCTGATCGTTACCGTATATATTATTGGCGGTCTGGGTCTGGTGGTATTGTTGCTGAACCACATTGGTCGAGATGTATTGCCACATAGTAATGGAGGTCAGTTCCAGCTTCGTTTGCGGGCACCGGACGGTACCCGTGCCGAAGTAACAGAAGCTAAAACACTGAAGACGATCAATATGATCAGAGACCTGGTAGGCCCTGAGAATGTGTCTATCACCTCGGCTTATATCGGTCAGCACCCGGGTCTCTTCTCTACTGCACCTATCTACCTGTGGATGGCAGGTCCGCAGGAAGCAGTTATCCAGGTAGCCCTGAAAGAAGAATATAAAACGAATATAGATGAACTGAAAGATAAGATCAGGGCAAAACTAAAACAGGTAGAACCTGATGTGCGGCCATCATTCGAACCAATTGAACTGACTGAAAAAATCCTGAGCCAGGGTTCACCTACCCCGATCGAGGTACGGTTCTCCGGCAGAAACAGGAAACAGGCGGAACAATATGCAAATAAAATGATCGCGCGGCTGAAAGAAATCCCTTTCCTCCGCGACGTACAGCTGGGACAATCTACCAGGTACCCTTCCCTGAAGATCGAGATTGACCGTTTAAGAGCATCGCAACTGGGCATTGATCTGGCGACCATCTCCCGTACCATCACGGCATCTACATCATCTTCCCGCTATACAGAGAAAAACGTATGGGTAGATGAAAAGCAGAACCTGAGCTATAACGTACAGGTAGAGATCCCGGAAAATAAAATGACAGACATTCATGCCATCGAGGAATTACCATTACTGCCCAACAGTGCACGTCCGGTATTGGGCGATGTAGCGACCATCACACCAGATACTACACTGGGTGAAGCAGATAACCTTGGTGCGATGCCTACCTTGTCAGTAACAGCTAATCTCAATAACATTGACCTGGGTACGGCGACTACAGAAGTGAACAAAGCGATCAAATCACTGGGCGAAATGCCACGTGGTCTGAACGTAGACCTGGTAGGTCTCACGTCAACGCTGACAGATACGCTGGATAGTTTGCAGAATGGCCTGGTTATAGCGATCATCGTGATCTTCCTGATGCTGGCGGCCAACTTCCAGTCCTTCAAGGTATCGGCGGTCGTACTGGCATCCGTACCTGCGGTACTGTTAGGTTCGCTCTCACTGCTTATATTAACAGGTTCAACCTTGAACCTTCAGTCTTATATGGGTATCATCATGTCTGTGGGTGTATCGATATCCAACGCGGTATTGATGGTCACAAATGCAGAGCAGTTACGCCGTCATAATGGCGATGCATTGCTCTCTGCAAAAGAAGCAGTGGCACTGCGTCTGCGTCCGATCCTGATGACGAGTTTAGCGATGGTGGCGGGTATGATCCCAATGGCGAGTGGCCTGGGTGAAACCGGTGACCAGACATCTCCGCTGGGTCGTGCGGTAATTGGTGGTCTGATTGCCTCCACCTTTAGCACCCTCTTCTTACTGCCACTTGTATTCTCATGGGCACAGGGTAAGGCAAGCACGAAGTCTGTATCACTGGATCCGGAAGATAAAGAAAGTAAAAACTATGTACCATCCTTGTATGAATAG
- a CDS encoding TolC family protein, with protein sequence MQRKKLVCLFLLLLYGPAKMAHAQVLTLKDAVQTALANYGTIKAKANYLKASQSTAQSVKREYLPNVNVAGQQDYGTINGIYGPSYGLNGLAVASSGPTLAQNNWNSAFGGLYLANVNWDFFSFGRIKEKIKTAQATVQRDSADLTQEKFQHEVRVAAAYLNLLAAQRLTRSWKNNLDRADTFRAVVVTRVNNGLIAGVDSSLANAEVSNARIAYTNAKDNEQTQANNLAVLMGVPVQEFVLDTVFIKQIPSSVADSADIANNPTLKYYEQQLRVNQEQAKYLQRLYYPTFSFFGTMQTRGSGFGTNYAADQSDYTHAYWDGVKPSRSNYLLGIGVTWNLTSILRVNKQVSAQQFTASGIQDQYDLVKQQLTAQLKLSETRMKNALNNYMEAPIQVASASDAFNQRTVLYKNGLNTIVDVTQVLYTLNRAETDRDIAYTNVWQALLLKAAASGNFSLFINEF encoded by the coding sequence ATGCAAAGAAAAAAACTCGTCTGCCTCTTTCTCCTGCTCCTGTACGGACCAGCGAAGATGGCGCACGCACAGGTGTTGACGCTAAAGGATGCAGTGCAGACAGCCCTCGCCAACTACGGGACCATCAAGGCTAAAGCCAACTACTTAAAAGCCTCCCAGTCAACAGCGCAATCCGTGAAGCGGGAATACCTTCCTAACGTGAACGTAGCTGGACAGCAGGATTACGGTACTATCAACGGTATCTATGGTCCCTCCTACGGTTTGAATGGTCTTGCCGTTGCATCATCAGGCCCTACCCTGGCACAGAACAACTGGAACTCCGCTTTTGGTGGATTATACCTGGCTAATGTAAACTGGGATTTCTTCTCCTTTGGCCGTATTAAAGAAAAGATCAAAACCGCACAGGCCACTGTTCAGAGAGACTCTGCTGACCTGACACAGGAAAAATTTCAGCACGAAGTAAGGGTAGCTGCTGCTTACCTGAACCTACTCGCTGCACAACGCCTCACCCGTAGCTGGAAGAACAACCTGGACAGGGCTGATACCTTCCGCGCTGTAGTCGTGACACGTGTGAACAATGGACTGATCGCCGGCGTAGATTCATCCCTTGCCAATGCAGAAGTATCCAATGCACGTATCGCCTATACTAATGCAAAAGACAATGAGCAGACACAGGCCAACAACCTGGCAGTACTCATGGGAGTGCCGGTACAGGAGTTCGTACTCGATACGGTGTTCATCAAGCAGATCCCTTCTTCTGTTGCAGATTCTGCTGACATCGCAAACAACCCTACCCTGAAGTACTATGAGCAACAACTCAGGGTAAACCAGGAACAGGCTAAGTATTTGCAAAGACTGTATTACCCCACCTTCTCCTTCTTCGGTACGATGCAAACAAGAGGTTCCGGGTTTGGTACCAACTACGCCGCAGATCAGTCAGATTATACACATGCTTACTGGGATGGTGTGAAGCCCAGCCGTAGCAACTATCTGCTGGGAATCGGCGTAACATGGAACTTAACTTCTATACTCAGGGTCAATAAACAGGTATCTGCCCAGCAATTTACTGCATCAGGTATACAGGATCAATATGATCTCGTAAAGCAACAGCTCACCGCGCAGTTAAAACTGTCAGAAACCAGAATGAAGAATGCACTGAACAATTACATGGAAGCGCCCATCCAGGTAGCATCAGCATCTGATGCTTTCAACCAGCGCACTGTATTGTACAAAAACGGGCTGAATACGATCGTGGATGTGACACAGGTGTTATACACACTGAACCGTGCAGAAACAGACCGTGACATCGCGTACACGAACGTATGGCAGGCATTGCTCCTGAAAGCAGCCGCCAGTGGTAATTTTTCTCTTTTCATAAATGAATTCTAA
- a CDS encoding sensor histidine kinase codes for MKLVNKFTLWYLCITLAAMLAGIGIAYYKVKAEIDEAEISRLKVYNDLMAQTMRNGVSPDTYLRGRPAEIKILNKNEVPVNKYEVYEHTFYNSLLKHRECRLTVTSYYNINGTYYSIGSYNYITKANEILTGLASSFIWIFSILFLLTALSARFVSRIILAPFNRTLKKIQRFNVKQKQRLSLPVPNAKELKALNSFLNNMTDKALDDYRALKEFTENASHELQTPLAILRSKLELLTESYLHGKDVDTVMSLISDMQNAIEKLSRINSSLTLLAKMENNEYDDKRTISFSGLVTETLNSFSELLDMKSISLSTNINKSIALQLHPALADILLGNLMSNAIRHNITNGKITVGLTREKFVISNTGVPPEVPTSELFHRFKKGNRRSDSIGIGLAIVKQICDLNHFTIQYDYAEGWHTIQIIFDESISTLKSATTEEVLTPRPKLLH; via the coding sequence ATGAAACTCGTCAACAAATTTACTTTATGGTATCTATGTATCACGCTGGCAGCAATGCTGGCAGGTATAGGCATTGCCTACTATAAAGTGAAAGCAGAGATAGATGAGGCAGAAATAAGCCGTCTGAAGGTCTACAATGACCTCATGGCCCAGACTATGCGCAACGGCGTAAGTCCGGATACTTACCTCCGTGGCAGACCCGCCGAAATTAAAATACTGAACAAAAATGAAGTGCCTGTAAATAAGTATGAAGTGTACGAACATACCTTCTACAACTCGCTGCTTAAACACAGGGAATGTCGCCTCACGGTTACCTCCTATTATAATATAAATGGCACCTACTATAGTATCGGTTCCTATAATTATATTACGAAGGCAAACGAAATCCTTACGGGACTGGCCAGCTCCTTTATCTGGATCTTCTCCATCCTGTTCCTGCTCACAGCATTGTCTGCCAGGTTCGTATCCCGTATCATTCTGGCACCGTTCAACAGAACACTGAAAAAAATACAGCGCTTTAATGTAAAACAGAAACAAAGACTTTCATTGCCGGTACCCAATGCCAAAGAGCTGAAAGCCCTCAATAGTTTCTTAAATAACATGACAGACAAAGCACTGGATGACTACCGTGCGCTAAAAGAGTTTACAGAGAACGCCTCCCATGAATTGCAGACTCCACTTGCTATATTGCGCAGCAAACTGGAACTGCTCACAGAATCATACCTGCATGGCAAAGACGTAGACACCGTTATGTCACTCATCAGTGATATGCAGAATGCCATCGAGAAATTATCAAGGATCAATAGCTCCCTGACACTGCTGGCCAAAATGGAGAATAATGAATATGATGATAAACGCACCATCTCCTTCTCCGGCCTGGTAACAGAAACATTAAACAGCTTTTCGGAATTGCTGGATATGAAATCCATTTCATTGTCCACCAATATAAATAAAAGTATCGCTCTTCAGCTGCATCCCGCCCTTGCAGACATTCTCCTGGGCAACCTGATGAGCAATGCCATCCGTCATAATATCACTAATGGAAAGATAACCGTCGGCCTCACCAGGGAAAAATTTGTGATCAGTAATACAGGTGTCCCTCCTGAAGTCCCTACCAGTGAACTCTTCCACCGCTTCAAAAAAGGCAACAGAAGAAGTGATTCCATTGGTATCGGTCTCGCAATCGTAAAACAGATCTGCGATCTCAACCACTTCACCATCCAGTACGACTACGCCGAAGGATGGCACACTATTCAAATTATTTTCGATGAATCAATAAGTACTTTAAAGTCAGCGACTACGGAGGAAGTGCTCACGCCACGTCCAAAGCTCCTACATTGA
- a CDS encoding response regulator transcription factor: MKVLLIEDNIELAASITSFLEKEGYLCEVSYTSNDAHNKLISFQYDCILLDITLPDGNGLDLLQLIHAEKLDSCVVIISAKNSLDDKINGLEGGADDYLTKPFHLPELHARLRAVYRRKKLQGSNIVTYNEIRLNTDTLEALVNDTALDVTPKEFDLLLYFIVNKNRVLSRQSIAAHLWGDYTDNLSNFDFVYQHVKNLRKKIHAANGGDYINTVYGLGYKFNTTAS; the protein is encoded by the coding sequence ATGAAAGTACTGCTCATTGAAGATAATATAGAGCTGGCTGCCAGCATCACTAGTTTCCTTGAAAAAGAAGGATATCTGTGTGAGGTAAGCTACACCAGCAATGACGCGCACAATAAATTAATCTCATTTCAATACGACTGCATCCTGCTCGATATCACTTTGCCGGATGGAAATGGTCTTGACCTCTTACAACTGATCCATGCCGAAAAGCTCGACAGCTGTGTGGTCATCATCTCCGCAAAGAATTCACTGGATGACAAGATCAATGGATTGGAAGGAGGTGCCGACGACTATCTGACAAAGCCGTTCCACCTACCCGAATTACACGCAAGACTAAGAGCAGTATACCGGAGAAAGAAACTACAAGGCAGTAATATTGTCACTTATAATGAGATCCGGCTGAATACAGATACACTGGAAGCGTTGGTTAATGATACAGCACTTGACGTAACCCCCAAAGAGTTCGACCTGTTGTTGTATTTTATTGTGAATAAGAACCGAGTACTTTCCAGGCAATCAATAGCAGCACACCTGTGGGGTGATTATACCGACAACCTTTCCAATTTTGATTTTGTGTATCAGCACGTGAAAAATTTACGTAAAAAGATTCATGCAGCAAATGGAGGTGATTATATCAACACAGTGTACGGATTAGGCTATAAGTTCAATACAACCGCATCATAA
- a CDS encoding NAD(P)-dependent alcohol dehydrogenase yields MIPAKGYAAFDAQAQLGPFNFERREPGPHDVQFDILYCGVCHSDLHQIKNEWGNSIYPMVPGHEIVGRVTAVGAHVKKFKTGDLVGVGCLVDSCRECESCADGQEQYCLNGSSGTYNSYEQDKKTVTYGGYSNKIVVSEDFVLLVSDKLHLPAVAPLLCAGITTWSPLRHWKVGKGHKVGVLGLGGLGHMAVKFAVSFGAEVTMLSTSPSKKADAERLGAHHFLLTSDQEQVNAARGKFDFIIDTVSAEHDYGMYLGLLKTNGVHICVGAPPTPASVHAFALIAGRKSITGSMIGGIQETQEMLDYCAEHNIVSDIELIEMPYIQNAYDRMLKGDVRYRFVIDMATL; encoded by the coding sequence ATGATTCCAGCTAAAGGATATGCTGCGTTTGACGCCCAGGCACAGCTAGGACCTTTCAATTTTGAAAGAAGAGAACCAGGCCCTCACGACGTACAATTCGACATCTTATATTGTGGTGTATGTCACTCAGATCTGCATCAGATCAAAAACGAGTGGGGAAATTCCATCTATCCAATGGTACCCGGCCATGAAATCGTAGGCCGTGTCACTGCGGTAGGTGCACATGTAAAGAAATTCAAAACCGGTGATCTTGTAGGCGTAGGTTGCCTGGTAGACTCCTGCCGTGAGTGTGAAAGCTGCGCAGATGGCCAGGAACAGTACTGCCTGAATGGTTCTTCCGGCACTTACAACAGCTATGAGCAGGATAAGAAAACCGTTACCTACGGTGGTTATTCCAACAAGATCGTAGTAAGCGAAGACTTCGTATTACTGGTATCTGACAAACTGCACCTGCCTGCAGTCGCACCATTATTATGTGCAGGTATCACTACCTGGTCTCCACTTCGCCACTGGAAGGTCGGTAAAGGCCATAAAGTAGGTGTACTGGGTCTTGGCGGCCTCGGCCACATGGCAGTGAAATTTGCCGTGTCCTTTGGCGCAGAAGTGACCATGCTGAGCACCTCTCCATCCAAGAAAGCAGATGCTGAGCGCCTGGGCGCCCATCACTTCCTGCTCACCAGCGACCAGGAACAGGTAAATGCTGCGAGGGGCAAATTTGATTTTATTATCGATACCGTATCTGCAGAACATGATTATGGTATGTACCTGGGACTGCTCAAGACCAATGGTGTACATATTTGTGTGGGTGCACCTCCAACACCGGCTTCTGTGCATGCTTTTGCACTGATCGCAGGCCGTAAGTCTATCACTGGTTCTATGATCGGTGGTATTCAGGAAACACAGGAAATGCTGGACTATTGCGCCGAACACAACATTGTGTCTGATATCGAACTGATTGAGATGCCTTATATACAAAATGCGTACGACAGAATGCTGAAAGGCGATGTACGTTACCGCTTTGTAATTGATATGGCAACACTGTAA
- a CDS encoding gliding motility-associated C-terminal domain-containing protein produces the protein MTRIYFASLFLLLCLCKSYGQTYTPVPITGYAIDAFAETGTDASAVTTVGLDLQLKVLYTATFAATNSLAAGLPDNGTIVNGTRTYQLKNYDSLNAIFLSANATAPGSATTGTYTLLTPAAYSKISILAWSTEQSSTFNVTLHFVNAPDINVGTFTVADWFGGSNPMINAIGRIPRLTAPPYTVEGLSSNDPRMYAVDIPVPCDNQAQLLSSVTFDYIVGGGADSRAVIAAISAVPFVPLTTTATTVPATCGYSNGSITVAVSGGTAPITLAWNTNPAQFTNTATDLAAGAYTVSIMDGNGCVTQFDTTLSQNSPITIAAKARPAAICAGASTTIYAVPTGGQIVKYTWEPGAIGDSSMIITPAASTQYTVTAEDAFGCIVKDSVEITVNAQPDAPVATAPSVCPDSTATLLVTNPVDSLTYNWYPLISGGDNLGSGESFTTPAIIGNTSYFVEAVNGSCVSQRTQVTVIPFEKVDAPNIKADNTSGSTITFTWDPVPAATGYLVSVNGGAYTDPSSGPTGTTHTITTQMIDSVTLTVVALGALNCENNANSLTVKLKADPIYVPNAFTPNGDGLNDIFKAEGNTIAALDMMVFNQWGELIFHTTTLGTGWDGTYNGKKQPTGVYMYTIRVIQNDKTIITKKGAINLLR, from the coding sequence ATGACACGAATCTACTTCGCCTCTCTTTTCTTACTACTCTGCCTATGCAAATCCTATGGGCAAACGTATACCCCCGTACCGATTACCGGGTATGCCATCGATGCCTTTGCAGAAACAGGTACCGATGCATCGGCAGTGACCACTGTCGGACTTGACCTCCAGCTAAAAGTATTGTATACAGCTACCTTCGCAGCCACGAATAGTCTTGCAGCCGGGTTACCGGATAACGGGACGATTGTAAATGGTACGCGTACTTACCAGCTGAAAAACTATGATAGTTTGAATGCAATATTTCTTTCTGCCAATGCAACTGCACCGGGTAGTGCCACTACAGGTACCTATACATTGCTCACACCTGCGGCTTATTCCAAGATCAGTATACTGGCATGGTCTACAGAGCAGTCCAGTACGTTCAATGTGACACTGCATTTTGTGAATGCACCTGATATCAATGTGGGTACATTCACAGTGGCAGACTGGTTTGGTGGTAGTAACCCTATGATCAATGCCATTGGTCGTATACCAAGATTGACAGCGCCTCCTTATACTGTAGAAGGATTAAGCAGCAATGATCCACGCATGTATGCAGTGGATATTCCTGTGCCCTGTGATAATCAAGCACAGTTATTATCGTCTGTTACCTTTGATTACATCGTTGGCGGTGGTGCGGATTCCCGTGCTGTGATAGCAGCTATATCTGCGGTGCCATTTGTACCGTTGACAACAACGGCGACCACGGTACCTGCTACCTGTGGGTATTCCAATGGTAGTATTACGGTAGCTGTAAGTGGAGGTACTGCGCCAATAACGCTGGCATGGAATACAAACCCGGCCCAGTTTACCAATACAGCTACAGATCTGGCTGCCGGCGCGTATACAGTAAGTATCATGGATGGGAATGGTTGTGTAACGCAGTTTGATACCACGCTCTCGCAGAACTCACCGATCACGATTGCGGCAAAGGCAAGACCTGCGGCAATTTGTGCGGGGGCATCTACTACGATATATGCAGTGCCTACAGGTGGCCAGATTGTAAAGTACACATGGGAACCCGGTGCCATTGGTGATTCCAGCATGATCATCACACCTGCGGCATCTACACAATATACAGTGACGGCAGAAGATGCTTTTGGTTGTATTGTAAAAGACAGTGTTGAAATCACGGTGAATGCACAACCAGATGCACCTGTTGCTACAGCGCCTTCAGTATGTCCGGATAGCACAGCAACGTTACTGGTCACTAATCCTGTTGATAGCCTTACATATAACTGGTACCCCTTGATCTCTGGTGGTGATAACCTTGGTTCAGGTGAAAGCTTTACAACACCTGCTATTATTGGCAACACATCTTATTTTGTAGAAGCAGTGAATGGTTCCTGTGTGAGTCAGCGTACGCAAGTGACAGTGATCCCATTTGAAAAAGTAGATGCGCCGAACATTAAAGCAGATAATACATCAGGCAGTACGATCACATTTACCTGGGATCCGGTACCAGCTGCTACCGGTTATCTCGTATCTGTAAATGGCGGTGCATATACCGATCCTAGTTCGGGGCCAACAGGTACTACCCATACAATCACGACACAGATGATAGATAGTGTGACGCTCACAGTAGTCGCACTGGGTGCACTGAATTGTGAGAACAATGCGAATAGTCTGACAGTAAAGCTGAAAGCAGATCCGATTTATGTGCCGAATGCCTTTACGCCAAATGGAGATGGATTAAATGATATCTTCAAAGCAGAAGGCAATACAATTGCCGCACTGGATATGATGGTGTTTAATCAGTGGGGAGAATTGATTTTCCATACGACAACGTTAGGCACCGGCTGGGATGGTACTTATAATGGGAAGAAACAACCGACGGGGGTGTATATGTATACCATCCGGGTGATACAAAACGATAAAACGATCATTACAAAGAAAGGTGCAATCAATCTGTTGAGATAA